In Treponema denticola, one genomic interval encodes:
- a CDS encoding zinc ribbon domain-containing protein, which yields MGKVEKGHLPKFFCENCGKEVKRNTKVCPHCGRFFASVRCPSCNYMGHTDEFINGCPSCGFAVSSDSNKNTKKYHRNKLKEYRSKYKSNRYDDPLPWWIYSLAIGALALLLIYIFYFRT from the coding sequence ATGGGCAAGGTAGAAAAAGGGCATCTGCCTAAGTTTTTTTGCGAAAACTGCGGGAAAGAGGTAAAACGGAATACTAAGGTATGTCCTCATTGCGGACGTTTTTTTGCTTCGGTAAGATGCCCTTCTTGTAATTATATGGGGCATACGGATGAATTTATAAACGGATGCCCCTCTTGCGGCTTTGCTGTAAGTTCCGACTCCAATAAGAACACAAAAAAATATCATAGGAATAAACTAAAAGAATACCGCTCAAAATATAAATCCAATAGGTACGATGATCCTCTTCCTTGGTGGATTTACAGCCTTGCTATAGGCGCTTTGGCTTTGTTGCTTATCTATATTTTTTATTTTAGGACTTAA
- a CDS encoding FmdB family zinc ribbon protein, translating to MPTYEYVCDSCGHDFEVFQRMSDEPISVCPECGKPVRRVISGGLGINFRGSGFYVNDSSAPKAASGGCSGCSSSSCSTCKH from the coding sequence ATGCCAACTTATGAGTATGTCTGCGATTCTTGCGGTCATGATTTTGAGGTTTTTCAGCGAATGAGTGATGAACCTATATCCGTATGTCCTGAGTGCGGTAAACCTGTAAGAAGAGTTATTTCCGGAGGTTTAGGAATTAACTTTAGAGGATCCGGTTTTTATGTAAACGATTCTTCTGCTCCAAAAGCTGCATCAGGCGGCTGTTCAGGTTGTTCTTCATCTTCATGCTCAACATGTAAGCACTAG
- the ileS gene encoding isoleucine--tRNA ligase, whose product MYKPVDPKADFAKQEEDVLKFWEKNDVFKKSVSLRDGGANYVFFDGPPFATGLPHFGHFVPGTIKDIIPRYKTMKGFRVERRFGWDCHGLPVENLIEKELGLNSKTDIEKYGIDKFNEACRASVLRYVKEWKQTITRLGRWVDFENDYKTMEPAFMESIWWIMKSLWEKGLLYEGYYILPYCPRCSTVLSNHELNLGGYKDVHDPAITVRFKALSPVKTSPAGKAFEGKNALPSDTYLLAWTTTPWTLPSNLGLAVGADIDYALIEYDGAHYIMAVPRLEAYFAKNGKEEAKEYKLIWTRKGAELEGLRYEPLFPYFKNLAADEDGKNAEAGQGAFRVLIGDFVTTEDGTGIVHTAPGFGEDDNRIFKDTGVPTVCPVDAECKFTNEVSDYQGLFVKDADKQIMEKLKAEDKLFKRAQILHSYPHCWRCSSPLIYRAVASWFVSVTKIKDKLLNANSKINWQPDHIKTGRFGKWLEGARDWAISRNRYWGNPIPIWKCADCGETICVGSREELKDLSGVFPEDMHKHFVDKISIPCKKCGGTMKRVPEVLDCWFESGSMPYAQQHYPFENKEHFEKNFPADFISEGLDQTRGWFYTLTILAAALFDEPAFKNCIVNGLVLAEDGKKMSKSLRNYTDPNEVIKQFGADALRLFLMNSNVVKADDLKYSDEGVRDVLKGILIPFWNSYSFYITYANIDGVKPPHNAKLDGKDEGVEEFLAKLNNPLDLWILSVTEKLVADVTEALDKYDLAQAIPPMVEYIDLLNNWYIRRSRRRFWKSENDGDKAQAYETLYRALKKFSLVAAPVVPFITESIWQNLRTESDALSIHLADYPEYNEKIRNSELEFKMKTVQKAVSMGRALRYQFNLKIRQPLKAVEIVTLNPEEKRVLLEMEESIIEELNVKEVIFHEKEDELVEYSAKANFKVLGKELGPLMKKAAAIIEQMNSSEIQNIMEGATLSIDIEGKSVEITADKIVINRIEKASLKIVNEGTLTVGLNTELTEELLMEGYIRDLVRGIQTLRKECGLDVTDRIKLYLSASQKNADNKELEKAFELFKDYVCDETLTVQSSWLKTGELTKLGSIKTSLVEAGDYEWEIGIEKNN is encoded by the coding sequence ATGTATAAACCTGTAGACCCTAAAGCTGATTTTGCAAAACAAGAAGAAGATGTTTTAAAATTTTGGGAAAAAAACGATGTGTTTAAAAAATCCGTTTCATTACGGGATGGGGGAGCTAACTATGTTTTTTTTGACGGCCCTCCCTTTGCTACAGGACTGCCTCATTTCGGTCACTTTGTTCCCGGAACAATTAAGGATATTATTCCGCGATATAAGACAATGAAGGGCTTTAGGGTAGAGCGCCGCTTCGGGTGGGACTGCCACGGCCTTCCCGTTGAAAATTTAATCGAAAAAGAACTTGGGCTTAATTCAAAGACCGATATAGAAAAATATGGTATAGATAAATTTAACGAAGCCTGCCGTGCCAGCGTTTTGCGTTATGTAAAAGAATGGAAACAAACGATTACACGCTTAGGCCGCTGGGTTGACTTTGAAAACGATTATAAGACCATGGAACCGGCCTTTATGGAATCTATTTGGTGGATTATGAAAAGTCTTTGGGAAAAAGGCCTTTTGTATGAAGGCTACTATATTCTTCCATATTGTCCGAGGTGTTCTACGGTTCTTTCAAACCATGAGCTTAACTTAGGCGGCTACAAGGATGTTCATGACCCTGCAATAACCGTACGCTTTAAAGCTCTTTCGCCTGTAAAGACTTCTCCTGCAGGCAAGGCCTTTGAGGGAAAAAACGCTCTTCCTTCCGATACCTATCTTTTAGCATGGACAACCACTCCTTGGACTTTGCCGAGTAACCTCGGGCTTGCTGTGGGTGCGGATATCGACTATGCCTTAATAGAATATGACGGAGCTCACTATATAATGGCCGTGCCTCGGCTTGAAGCTTATTTTGCAAAGAACGGAAAAGAAGAAGCAAAAGAGTATAAGCTGATTTGGACAAGGAAGGGTGCAGAGCTTGAAGGCTTGCGGTATGAGCCCCTCTTTCCTTATTTTAAAAACCTCGCCGCAGATGAAGACGGAAAAAACGCTGAAGCGGGGCAGGGTGCCTTTAGGGTTTTGATAGGCGACTTTGTTACAACCGAGGACGGAACGGGAATTGTTCACACGGCTCCCGGCTTCGGTGAAGACGATAACCGGATATTTAAAGATACCGGAGTTCCGACCGTTTGTCCTGTCGATGCCGAATGTAAATTCACTAACGAAGTTTCCGACTACCAAGGCCTTTTTGTAAAAGATGCAGACAAGCAAATTATGGAAAAGTTAAAAGCCGAAGACAAGCTCTTTAAGCGGGCTCAGATTTTACACTCCTATCCGCATTGCTGGAGATGCTCAAGCCCATTGATATACAGGGCCGTTGCAAGTTGGTTTGTTTCGGTTACAAAGATAAAGGATAAGCTCCTTAATGCTAACTCAAAAATAAATTGGCAGCCCGACCATATAAAGACAGGCCGCTTCGGAAAATGGCTTGAGGGTGCACGAGACTGGGCTATCAGCCGAAACCGGTATTGGGGAAATCCAATTCCTATTTGGAAGTGTGCCGATTGCGGTGAAACAATTTGTGTGGGAAGCAGGGAGGAATTAAAAGATCTTTCAGGCGTGTTCCCTGAAGATATGCACAAGCACTTTGTCGATAAGATAAGTATTCCCTGTAAAAAATGCGGCGGAACGATGAAGCGTGTGCCTGAAGTTTTGGACTGCTGGTTTGAGTCGGGTTCGATGCCCTATGCTCAGCAGCACTATCCTTTTGAAAACAAAGAACACTTTGAAAAAAACTTCCCTGCCGATTTTATTTCAGAAGGTTTGGATCAGACCCGCGGATGGTTTTATACTTTAACGATTTTAGCGGCGGCTCTTTTTGATGAGCCGGCCTTTAAAAACTGTATCGTAAACGGCCTTGTGCTTGCCGAGGACGGTAAGAAGATGTCAAAGTCCTTACGCAACTACACCGATCCCAACGAGGTTATAAAACAATTCGGCGCTGATGCCCTCCGGCTCTTTTTGATGAACTCGAATGTTGTAAAGGCTGACGACTTAAAATATTCTGATGAAGGAGTGCGAGATGTTCTTAAAGGAATTTTAATTCCTTTTTGGAACAGCTACAGTTTCTATATAACCTATGCCAATATAGACGGAGTAAAGCCTCCTCATAATGCAAAGCTTGACGGAAAGGATGAGGGGGTAGAAGAATTTTTAGCTAAATTAAATAATCCCTTAGACCTGTGGATCTTATCGGTAACCGAAAAACTTGTTGCCGATGTAACGGAAGCTCTCGACAAGTATGACCTTGCTCAAGCTATTCCGCCGATGGTAGAATATATTGACCTTTTAAATAACTGGTATATCCGCCGTTCCCGCCGCCGCTTTTGGAAAAGCGAAAATGACGGGGACAAGGCTCAAGCCTACGAGACCCTCTACCGTGCCTTAAAGAAATTTTCTCTTGTTGCGGCTCCGGTAGTGCCGTTTATTACGGAAAGCATTTGGCAGAATTTACGGACCGAAAGCGATGCTCTTTCTATCCATCTTGCAGACTATCCCGAGTATAACGAAAAGATAAGAAACAGTGAGCTGGAATTTAAAATGAAGACGGTTCAAAAGGCTGTTTCAATGGGAAGAGCCCTGCGTTATCAGTTTAACTTAAAGATAAGGCAGCCCTTAAAGGCAGTCGAAATAGTAACTCTCAATCCCGAAGAAAAAAGAGTTCTTTTGGAAATGGAAGAAAGCATAATCGAGGAGCTCAATGTTAAAGAGGTTATCTTCCACGAAAAAGAAGATGAGCTTGTAGAATATTCGGCCAAGGCTAATTTTAAAGTTCTCGGAAAAGAATTAGGCCCCCTTATGAAAAAGGCTGCTGCCATAATTGAACAGATGAATTCAAGTGAAATTCAAAACATAATGGAGGGAGCTACTTTAAGTATCGACATCGAAGGAAAATCGGTAGAAATAACCGCCGATAAAATTGTGATAAATAGAATCGAAAAGGCCTCCTTAAAAATAGTAAATGAAGGAACCCTAACCGTAGGTCTTAATACCGAGCTGACTGAAGAGCTTTTGATGGAAGGTTATATCAGGGACTTGGTAAGAGGTATTCAGACCTTGCGTAAGGAATGCGGCCTTGATGTTACCGATAGAATTAAACTTTATCTTTCAGCCTCTCAAAAAAATGCCGATAATAAAGAGCTGGAAAAAGCTTTTGAGCTTTTTAAGGACTATGTTTGTGATGAAACCTTGACTGTGCAATCCTCTTGGCTTAAAACCGGAGAATTGACAAAGCTCGGTTCCATTAAAACAAGCCTTGTTGAAGCCGGCGATTATGAATGGGAGATTGGAATTGAAAAGAATAATTAG
- a CDS encoding IS30-like element ISTde2 family transposase, with product MNQKNDTIKSKKWKHLSEKERYAIEALFKSDYNARQIAQSLNRDRRTIQREIKRGMVIKVTENPYVSRNPKVPDYLEKTVYSARKGQQRAYKMKLLKGRGLKIGKDKKLLHYLETCIADNKFSPDAAIGQIKELGLQFPVMICTKTVYNMIDRGEFSRLTNKDLPVKRNKTKRKYKKISKIAKNNIKGRSIEQRSEQINKRQEKGHWEMDLVIGKGRCCLQVMTERVTRKELIFKIPDKKQESIKKNIDMLEMKYKDEFKEIFKSITMDNGTEFLDQEGLETSCLKEGEKRTTCYYAHPYSSWERGSNENANKLIRRFIPKGADISKYSDIQIKQVENWINNYPRRMFGYKTANQMYT from the coding sequence ATGAACCAGAAGAATGATACCATAAAAAGTAAAAAATGGAAACACCTTAGCGAAAAAGAAAGATATGCGATAGAAGCATTATTCAAAAGCGACTATAATGCAAGGCAAATTGCACAGTCTTTAAATAGGGATAGAAGAACGATACAGAGGGAGATAAAAAGGGGAATGGTAATAAAAGTAACAGAAAATCCATATGTAAGCCGTAATCCAAAAGTTCCTGACTATCTTGAAAAGACAGTTTACTCGGCACGAAAAGGACAACAAAGAGCCTATAAAATGAAATTACTAAAAGGCCGTGGTTTAAAAATAGGTAAGGATAAAAAACTTTTACATTATTTGGAAACATGTATAGCGGATAATAAATTTTCTCCTGATGCCGCTATAGGACAAATAAAAGAACTAGGCTTACAGTTTCCGGTTATGATATGCACCAAAACTGTATACAATATGATAGACAGAGGGGAATTTTCTAGGCTTACAAACAAAGATTTACCTGTAAAACGCAATAAAACTAAACGAAAATATAAAAAAATAAGCAAAATTGCTAAAAACAACATAAAAGGACGCAGTATTGAACAAAGAAGTGAACAGATAAATAAAAGACAGGAAAAAGGACATTGGGAAATGGATTTGGTGATAGGTAAAGGAAGATGCTGCTTACAAGTTATGACTGAAAGAGTTACTAGAAAAGAATTAATATTTAAAATCCCCGATAAAAAACAGGAAAGTATTAAAAAAAATATAGATATGCTTGAGATGAAATATAAAGATGAGTTTAAAGAAATATTTAAAAGCATAACCATGGATAACGGGACTGAATTTTTAGACCAAGAAGGCCTTGAAACCTCTTGTTTAAAAGAAGGAGAAAAAAGGACAACTTGTTATTATGCACATCCTTATAGTTCTTGGGAAAGAGGAAGCAATGAGAATGCTAATAAATTAATTAGACGCTTTATACCAAAAGGAGCAGATATAAGTAAATATAGTGACATACAAATAAAACAAGTAGAGAATTGGATAAATAATTATCCTAGACGGATGTTTGGCTATAAAACGGCCAATCAAATGTATACATGA
- a CDS encoding DNA repair helicase XPB, with amino-acid sequence MQESKPLIIQGDRSILLDIHDPEANEARFALIPFAELEKSPEHLHTYRLTPLSLWNAAGVGLSADSIMKTLTGFSRFKVPDSILVWMKETMGRYGKIKLLPLEKPQEEKNGAEEKTDVEGSGENQADGIKHETPYAEFLRLKPENALIFKELKSSKILLKYLIEDPDEENSFLISLLNRGTVKQALLKQGWPVQDEVPLRDGEPLDISLKEKTSSGTEFEIRDYQRDAASSFVGDKSAGTGFGTIVLPCGSGKTIVGMLTMSLLKTSTLILTPNVAAVYQWRRELLDKTNIKDEDIGLYTGEVKEIRPVTIATYQVLTWRPNTDAAFPHFKIFRERAWGLIIYDEVHLLPAPVFRITAELQVIRRLGLTATLVREDGCEGDVFSLVGPKRFDVPWKDLEQKGWIAKAYCTEIRVNIAPSKEIEYAVGTTREKHRIASENPAKLEIVKKPLTKHKENQILIIGQYLSQLETIAKEINAPLITGKNTNAERELLYDLFRKGEINVLVVSKVANFAIDLPDASVAIQVSGVFGSRQEEAQRLGRILRPKECDSHFYSIVTRQTIEEGFAEKRQKFLAEQGYDYSILTEAELDICEESSS; translated from the coding sequence ATGCAAGAATCTAAACCGCTTATAATTCAAGGAGACCGCTCCATTCTTTTGGATATTCACGACCCGGAAGCCAATGAGGCTCGCTTTGCTCTTATTCCCTTTGCGGAGCTTGAAAAGTCGCCTGAACATCTTCATACTTACAGGCTGACCCCCCTCTCGCTTTGGAATGCGGCAGGTGTCGGGCTTTCAGCCGATTCTATTATGAAAACTCTCACGGGCTTTTCCCGCTTTAAGGTTCCCGACTCTATCTTGGTTTGGATGAAAGAAACGATGGGCCGTTACGGTAAAATAAAGCTCCTCCCCCTTGAAAAGCCTCAAGAAGAAAAAAATGGAGCTGAGGAGAAGACCGATGTTGAAGGAAGCGGCGAAAATCAAGCTGACGGAATAAAGCACGAAACTCCCTATGCGGAATTTTTGCGCCTTAAGCCTGAAAATGCTCTTATTTTTAAGGAATTAAAAAGCAGCAAGATTCTTTTAAAATATTTAATAGAAGACCCCGATGAGGAAAACTCTTTTTTGATATCCCTTTTAAATAGGGGAACTGTAAAGCAAGCTCTTTTAAAACAGGGCTGGCCCGTGCAGGATGAGGTTCCCCTCCGCGACGGAGAGCCCTTGGATATTTCCCTAAAAGAAAAGACTTCAAGCGGTACCGAATTTGAAATCAGGGATTATCAGCGGGATGCGGCCTCTTCCTTTGTCGGCGATAAGTCGGCAGGAACCGGCTTCGGCACAATTGTTCTTCCCTGCGGATCGGGAAAAACCATAGTCGGAATGCTTACGATGAGCCTTCTTAAAACAAGCACCCTTATTCTAACCCCCAATGTAGCAGCCGTTTACCAGTGGAGACGGGAGCTTTTGGATAAGACAAACATAAAAGATGAGGATATAGGTTTATACACGGGCGAGGTAAAGGAAATAAGGCCTGTTACGATAGCGACTTATCAGGTACTCACTTGGAGGCCCAACACCGATGCGGCCTTCCCTCATTTTAAGATTTTTAGAGAGAGGGCTTGGGGGCTTATCATCTATGATGAGGTTCACCTATTACCGGCTCCGGTTTTTAGAATTACGGCAGAGCTTCAAGTTATAAGAAGGCTCGGGCTTACTGCGACCCTTGTGAGAGAGGACGGCTGTGAAGGCGATGTGTTCAGCCTTGTCGGGCCTAAGAGATTCGATGTGCCCTGGAAGGACCTTGAGCAAAAGGGCTGGATAGCAAAAGCTTATTGTACCGAAATCCGGGTAAACATTGCTCCTTCAAAAGAGATAGAGTACGCAGTGGGTACCACTCGCGAAAAGCACCGCATTGCAAGCGAAAACCCTGCAAAGCTCGAAATAGTAAAAAAACCTTTGACCAAGCACAAGGAAAATCAAATCCTTATAATCGGGCAGTACTTGTCCCAGCTCGAAACGATTGCAAAAGAAATAAATGCCCCCCTGATCACGGGAAAAAATACGAATGCCGAGCGGGAGCTTTTGTATGATTTATTTAGAAAGGGAGAGATAAATGTTTTGGTGGTTTCTAAGGTTGCAAATTTTGCAATTGATCTGCCTGATGCATCCGTGGCTATTCAGGTTTCGGGCGTTTTCGGAAGCCGGCAAGAAGAAGCTCAGCGTTTGGGCCGAATCTTGAGGCCTAAAGAATGCGATTCACATTTTTACAGCATTGTAACCCGCCAAACTATAGAAGAGGGCTTCGCCGAAAAACGTCAAAAGTTTTTAGCCGAGCAAGGCTATGACTACTCGATTCTTACCGAAGCCGAATTGGATATTTGCGAGGAAAGCTCATCCTAA
- a CDS encoding 16S rRNA (uracil(1498)-N(3))-methyltransferase — protein sequence MNIVLFSDDDCVNPDCINGGCVFYKNDERYLHIKKVLHLKEGDVFKAGIINGKIGEALISHLSEEKIVFSFCPNEPDKNLDNTDADKIESKPLPLPPIKIILGFPRPIQLRRILRDAASLGFAEIVLCGTELGERSYLKSNLSSPGEIKKYLLDGISQAGQTLLPEFSFCGSVKEALKDLKAASFKGSKVLLDIGDFPSLSTFRMTKGESILIAIGSERGWTQNEREAFFSEGFISYSMGKRILRTETALTSALSVLLANNGFWE from the coding sequence ATGAATATTGTTTTGTTTTCAGATGATGATTGTGTAAATCCCGATTGTATAAACGGCGGCTGTGTCTTTTACAAAAATGATGAACGCTATCTTCACATAAAAAAGGTTTTGCACTTAAAAGAAGGCGATGTTTTTAAGGCCGGAATCATAAACGGAAAAATAGGCGAAGCTCTTATCTCTCACCTTTCAGAAGAAAAAATAGTTTTTTCCTTTTGTCCGAATGAACCCGATAAAAACTTAGATAACACAGATGCCGATAAAATTGAGAGTAAGCCTCTGCCCCTTCCGCCCATAAAAATAATTCTGGGCTTTCCCCGCCCCATTCAGCTGAGGCGTATCCTGAGGGACGCTGCGAGTTTGGGCTTTGCAGAAATCGTACTATGCGGTACGGAATTGGGGGAGCGTTCCTATTTAAAATCGAACCTTTCAAGCCCTGGAGAAATAAAAAAATATCTTTTAGACGGTATCTCGCAAGCCGGCCAGACCCTGCTGCCCGAATTTTCTTTTTGCGGCTCGGTAAAAGAAGCCTTAAAAGATTTAAAGGCCGCCTCGTTCAAGGGCAGCAAGGTGCTCCTCGACATAGGCGATTTCCCCTCCCTTTCAACATTTAGAATGACAAAGGGTGAAAGCATTCTTATCGCAATAGGAAGCGAAAGGGGTTGGACTCAAAATGAAAGGGAAGCTTTTTTTTCCGAAGGCTTTATTTCTTATTCCATGGGAAAACGCATTTTACGCACCGAAACCGCCCTTACTTCTGCTCTGTCCGTTCTTCTTGCAAACAACGGCTTTTGGGAATAG
- the mgtE gene encoding magnesium transporter, translating into MELKENKFEQIKYLLSEKRYIEVQRTLAELNEVDIAEFLEAESAQNAILMFRMLPKSMAAEVFTLLPTEQQSRFIAAATDKELVSILDEIFLDDMVDIVEEMPANVVKKILKNTGKEERMLINQFLKYPKDSAGSLMTIEYVGLKKGMTVKQALDYIRKIGLESETIYTCYVTDKNRVLEGFISLKELVLADEDKKIEQIFNKEYICVNTHDDQEKVAFTFKKYGFLALPVVDNENRLIGIITVDDIMDVMEQEATEDFQRMAAMQPNEETYLETGIFKLATHRIGWLLLLMVSETFTGTIIERYTHVLASMTILTAFIPMLMDTGGNSGSQSSTLIIRGLATGEIDLKDWKKVFFKELGIAVLVGFTLGLFSFLKSVFLGGKNPMIALTVGATLVATVTVAKITGGLLPIMAKKLKLDPAIMAGPLITTIVDTVSLILYFKIATVLCAGMF; encoded by the coding sequence ATGGAATTGAAAGAAAACAAGTTTGAACAAATAAAATATTTATTATCCGAAAAACGGTATATTGAAGTACAGCGGACATTGGCCGAGTTAAACGAAGTCGATATAGCCGAATTCCTTGAAGCCGAGTCTGCACAAAATGCCATTCTTATGTTCCGAATGCTGCCTAAAAGCATGGCAGCCGAAGTTTTTACCCTTTTACCCACAGAACAGCAAAGCCGTTTTATAGCCGCCGCTACCGATAAGGAGCTTGTTTCAATATTGGATGAAATCTTCTTAGATGATATGGTAGACATTGTTGAAGAAATGCCCGCAAATGTCGTCAAAAAAATCCTAAAAAATACGGGCAAGGAAGAGCGGATGCTCATCAACCAATTTTTAAAATATCCCAAGGACTCGGCGGGAAGTCTTATGACCATAGAGTATGTAGGCTTAAAAAAAGGGATGACGGTAAAGCAGGCCCTTGACTATATCCGCAAGATAGGCTTGGAAAGTGAAACCATTTACACGTGTTATGTTACCGATAAAAATAGAGTCCTTGAAGGTTTTATTTCTCTTAAAGAATTGGTGCTTGCCGATGAGGATAAAAAGATTGAACAGATTTTTAATAAAGAATATATATGCGTAAACACCCATGACGATCAGGAAAAGGTTGCTTTCACTTTTAAGAAATACGGCTTTTTGGCTCTTCCAGTTGTCGATAACGAAAACCGCCTCATCGGTATCATTACCGTCGACGACATAATGGATGTTATGGAGCAGGAGGCTACCGAAGACTTTCAGAGGATGGCCGCTATGCAGCCTAACGAAGAAACCTATCTTGAAACTGGAATCTTTAAACTTGCAACACACCGAATAGGCTGGCTTCTTTTACTCATGGTATCCGAAACATTTACAGGAACTATAATCGAGCGCTACACCCATGTGCTTGCCTCAATGACTATTTTGACTGCCTTTATTCCTATGTTGATGGACACGGGCGGTAATTCGGGCAGTCAATCTTCAACATTGATTATCCGAGGTTTGGCTACGGGAGAAATCGACTTAAAGGATTGGAAAAAGGTCTTTTTTAAGGAGTTGGGCATTGCCGTTTTGGTGGGCTTTACCTTAGGCCTTTTTAGCTTTTTAAAATCCGTATTCCTAGGCGGGAAAAATCCTATGATAGCCCTTACTGTAGGTGCTACCCTTGTTGCAACCGTAACTGTAGCAAAAATTACCGGCGGTCTTCTCCCCATTATGGCAAAAAAATTAAAACTCGACCCCGCGATTATGGCAGGCCCCCTGATTACAACCATTGTAGATACTGTAAGTTTGATTCTTTACTTTAAGATAGCTACGGTTTTGTGTGCAGGAATGTTTTAA
- a CDS encoding diacylglycerol/polyprenol kinase family protein, which produces MSFLRNLRYKKLSQNERVEDLIKETFRKTIHLCTALVPLFARYFFYPTVIALSIITCLYTVFEILRLKGYQIFMVSSITGFAARERDRGKFVLGPVTLSIGVISALLIFPFKEASIGIMALALGDGLASLVGKFFGRQHLNISKDKTIAGSAACFTAVFISTLAISRSFIKSFFIAAIATGTEALPLKDFDNILIPLVCAGAALILGV; this is translated from the coding sequence ATGAGTTTTTTAAGAAATCTGCGGTATAAAAAACTTTCTCAAAATGAAAGGGTCGAAGATTTGATAAAGGAAACCTTCCGAAAAACTATTCATCTTTGTACAGCCCTTGTTCCTCTCTTTGCAAGATATTTTTTTTATCCCACAGTTATAGCCTTATCCATAATAACATGTCTTTATACAGTCTTTGAAATTCTAAGATTAAAGGGCTATCAGATTTTTATGGTTTCAAGCATTACGGGCTTTGCTGCACGAGAACGGGATAGGGGAAAATTTGTGCTGGGTCCAGTAACTCTTTCTATAGGCGTTATAAGCGCCCTTCTTATCTTCCCATTTAAGGAAGCAAGTATAGGGATTATGGCTTTGGCCCTCGGAGACGGCCTTGCAAGCCTTGTCGGAAAATTTTTTGGAAGGCAGCACCTAAACATTTCAAAGGACAAAACTATAGCAGGAAGTGCCGCCTGCTTTACAGCCGTTTTTATTTCTACCCTTGCTATAAGCAGGAGTTTTATAAAAAGCTTTTTTATAGCAGCCATTGCAACGGGAACGGAAGCTCTTCCCTTAAAAGACTTTGACAATATACTGATACCGCTTGTCTGTGCAGGGGCTGCCTTAATATTGGGAGTCTAA
- a CDS encoding HAD family hydrolase, with amino-acid sequence MKKACIFDLDGTLTNSLYSIAHFVNTETAKYGIPPVDAEEFKILTGNGARKLIQRVLERAGKNDKALEEKILTEYNAAYDADPVYLCEAYPGIKKLLADLIKNGISVNVLSNKPHSTTEKVVKTIFGENTFSCILGARDSVALKPDPAGVYEILKILKLEKKDCLYIGDTATDVQTGKNAGLFTIGVLWGFRKRPELEQAGADAIISSPEEILKIALG; translated from the coding sequence ATGAAAAAAGCATGTATTTTTGATTTGGACGGGACCTTAACTAACTCCCTTTATTCGATAGCTCATTTTGTAAATACTGAAACGGCTAAATACGGCATACCGCCTGTAGATGCGGAAGAATTTAAAATCTTAACCGGCAACGGAGCAAGAAAGCTTATACAAAGAGTTCTTGAACGTGCAGGAAAAAACGATAAGGCCTTAGAAGAAAAAATTCTTACAGAATATAATGCAGCCTATGATGCCGATCCCGTTTATCTATGTGAGGCCTATCCGGGAATTAAAAAGCTTTTAGCGGATTTAATCAAAAACGGGATTTCGGTCAATGTGCTTTCAAATAAGCCTCATTCCACAACAGAAAAGGTTGTTAAGACAATCTTCGGCGAAAACACTTTTTCATGTATCTTGGGAGCCCGGGATTCGGTGGCCCTAAAACCTGACCCTGCAGGTGTCTATGAAATTTTAAAAATTCTCAAGCTCGAAAAAAAAGATTGCCTTTATATAGGAGACACGGCAACGGATGTTCAAACCGGAAAAAATGCAGGTCTTTTTACAATCGGCGTTTTATGGGGTTTTAGAAAGCGCCCTGAATTGGAACAAGCCGGAGCCGATGCAATAATCTCAAGCCCTGAAGAAATCTTAAAAATAGCCTTAGGCTAA